A region of the bacterium genome:
GCGATACCCGCTTTCTTTTTTACTGCTCTTGCTCGAGTTGCTGCTCTCCCTCACGCAGTGGAGGGAGGCTGATTTTCCTTATTTGATCAGCATCATCTTGAGCATTCTGACATTTTCGCCGGCTTCGATGCGATAGAAATAGATGCCGGCGCTGACCGCTCGACCCCAATCATCCATGGCATTCCACGTCACCTTGTAGCTGCCCGCGGTCTGCCGGCTGTTCACCAGCGTGGCCACTCTGTTGCCAAGCAGATTGTAGACCACCAGTTTGACGTCGGCCGTTTTCGCCAGGTTGTAGGCGATCATGGTGCTGGGATTGAATGGATTCGGATAGTTCTGTGCGATCGAGAACTCGGTCGGAATCCGGTTTCCGGTGCGCTCCACAGCGGTCACATTTCTGCGGTTGTCAAAATCCCACGCGCTGTAGAACACCGGATCGATGCTGCCGAACTGGGCGTTGATGGTGAAGGTGGATTGGCTGTCGTCCACGTTTTCGATGTGGTTGTTGCCATAGCCGCCTTCGTTATCGCCGCCGCCGATGCCGAACTTGAACTCCTGGCCGACCACGTCGACGCTGTCCCGGTTCAGCTGTATCTGAATGGTGTAGATGCTGTCGCCGGCCACCGCATCGCCGTGGGTGCCGTCATCCCACATTTTGTGCAACGGCGATTCCATCAAGCCGGCACCCCAGGTGTCCCAGTTGCCGGAGAACGGGCCGTTCACCGCCACGCCCATCTGCAGAATCTGCGCCGCCGTGGTCACATCGAGATTGCCCTGGATGTCGTCCAGGGTCGAGCCGGCCATGACCTGAAAGATCGCCGGCCGCACATCGCAGGTCAGGGTCACCAGGACATCCTGCTTCACCACCGCGGTGTTGCGGAACAAGGGCATCCGATGCAGATCCGACTCGCTTTCCACCACATCGGCGATGGTCATGACCGCCGAGCTCACCTCGCCCTCGCGACGCTCCGCCTGACCGGCCGTTTCTCCCTCGTAATAAAAGTTGTAGAATATTTCGCGATACTCCACGCCGTTCTTAATCTTGTAAAACTGATAGTTCAACTTTTCGCCGATCGTGGTCACCACCGTGTCGGTGGCGCTGTAGACCGCGGTGAAGCCCTGACGAACCATGGTTTTGGTGCGCACCTCTTTGGCTGTGCCAAAGTACCCTGAGCGCACCAACAGCGTGTCGCCGAACGCAAAGCCTTTGTTCGCGATCGCCTTGGACAAATTCGCCTGGAAAGTCACCACCACCTCATCCGCATGGTTCACGGTCGCCGGGGTCATGTTGTCGAACCAAAACCAATGCAGCGTCGTGTCGTTGCCCGCTGTTTTCACCTCGTCTTCACGACTGGGATTGCGCACCATATTGCCCCAATCCTCATTCAGGGCGGCATCCATGTTGTGCACCACCACCTTGAACTTGATCCCCGCCGTGGCGTATTGATTTGGAACCTGGATGGCGCCGCTGTAAAAATTCTTGCCGCTATACTGACGGCTGCCGCCGTTCACATGGTCGCTCTCGGGACTCAACAACATCGTCTCGCCCCAGCTGATGTTGCCCGTCTGACCCCAATCCGCCATGTTCGAACCGCGTACGCCGACCTTGTGCAGCGCCGGATTGAAATCCTCGAATCCCTGCATGTTCACTCGAACCCACACGACGAAATGACCGTCGTTGGCCTTGTACGGCGCCTCGTACAGTTCTATTTTTTCCTTCCAACCGTTGACAAACATCAAATCCAGCTCGGTGTCGGTCGACGGCACCACCAGCTCACGATTGCCGCTGGCCGCGGTCGTGTTGCCCTCCCAGCCCTGATGTTCCCACTCTGCTCCGGACCAGACGCTGTCGTGGGTGTTGGTGTAGAATTTGAACTGGATGGCGGCGCCTGCGTCGAATTCCGCCGTGCCCTTCCAGTAATCCCCCGACACATGCTGCAACACTACCGGTGAATCGCCGCCCCAGGTCAACGGACCCCCTGAACCGCGCACCTGAACCGTCGACAAAGCTCCCAGCGTGTCCGGCACCGCCGCCGTGTTGACGTGAAACGTAACCTTGACCGTCTGAGCTTGCACTGCTGTGATCAGCAGCAGGATAAACAGCAACAACGATAGAGACTTTTTCATGCCTTCCTCCAAATTGAATGGATTTTAAAATGGATTTGAAAAAGTACGAGCAGCTCTTTGCGAAAACACCTCCTTCCGTCTCGTGAAAGCGATCCTTCAGAAACTGATTCCTAGTGAGAACATTTGAATGTTTTCGAACAGCCCAAAATCGGCAAACGTATAATCAAAATGATAGCCGATGCCGCCGACCCTATAATTCACGCCGACGCCGAAGGTGGGACCTTCTTCGCTCTCCTCTC
Encoded here:
- a CDS encoding T9SS type A sorting domain-containing protein, with the translated sequence MKKSLSLLLFILLLITAVQAQTVKVTFHVNTAAVPDTLGALSTVQVRGSGGPLTWGGDSPVVLQHVSGDYWKGTAEFDAGAAIQFKFYTNTHDSVWSGAEWEHQGWEGNTTAASGNRELVVPSTDTELDLMFVNGWKEKIELYEAPYKANDGHFVVWVRVNMQGFEDFNPALHKVGVRGSNMADWGQTGNISWGETMLLSPESDHVNGGSRQYSGKNFYSGAIQVPNQYATAGIKFKVVVHNMDAALNEDWGNMVRNPSREDEVKTAGNDTTLHWFWFDNMTPATVNHADEVVVTFQANLSKAIANKGFAFGDTLLVRSGYFGTAKEVRTKTMVRQGFTAVYSATDTVVTTIGEKLNYQFYKIKNGVEYREIFYNFYYEGETAGQAERREGEVSSAVMTIADVVESESDLHRMPLFRNTAVVKQDVLVTLTCDVRPAIFQVMAGSTLDDIQGNLDVTTAAQILQMGVAVNGPFSGNWDTWGAGLMESPLHKMWDDGTHGDAVAGDSIYTIQIQLNRDSVDVVGQEFKFGIGGGDNEGGYGNNHIENVDDSQSTFTINAQFGSIDPVFYSAWDFDNRRNVTAVERTGNRIPTEFSIAQNYPNPFNPSTMIAYNLAKTADVKLVVYNLLGNRVATLVNSRQTAGSYKVTWNAMDDWGRAVSAGIYFYRIEAGENVRMLKMMLIK